The Rickettsia felis URRWXCal2 genome contains the following window.
AATATTTTTGGTTTTATTGATCCTATATTTGATAAATATACTAACGGTAGGATTTGGGGATTACTATTTATTGAATTATTACAAATACATAATGGTTTAGCATTTATCGCTATTATAACCATTTATTCACTTATTACTTATTTTAGAGCTATTTTAGAAGTTATAATAGGCTATGTTATTGCATTTATAGGGCTAACTGTTATGATTTCATTAGCACCGTTTTTCATAATATTAATGTTATTTGAAAAAACTAAAAGTTTATTTGATAATTGGATATCGACATTGCTTAGCTATGTAGTGCAGCCGACAATATTATTGATTTTCTTTTTATTGATAGATCAGGTTTTATCTGAGCAGCTTTTAAAAGTAGTAGTTAGAGCTTGTTGGGATACTCTGATACCAATAAAAATAGGGCTTGATTTAACAAATCTTGGTATTCCGATTAATTTCTCTTTTACATTACCGTTCTTACCAGGAATACCTTTCTATGTACCGGATGTACCGGAAATTAGTAGCTCGAATATTCTAACGAACAAGGCTAATACTTTCTTAGTATTATTTACTACGGCTTTATTATTTTATTCATATTGCTTGATGTCATATGGTTTAGTAACTTTTGTAAATATAGTAGTTGGAATGCTTACAAATGTTACACCGGCACGAATATCAGGAAATTATCAAGAACGTTCTGATCCTGTGGGAGCCGTTATGCAGGATATAGGTTCGGTAACAAAGCCGATTAAAAAGGCTGCAATGGCTCCGGCTAGAGTTTTCAAAGACAAGATAATTGATCAAAATTATAAAGCTAGAAAACCGGAAGGAGGCGAGCATACAAATAAATTCCTTGCCGAGCGTAATGATGTACCGAAGAAAGAGGAAGGAGAGAGGAAAGAATAATTGTAAATATTTTCGCCGTCATTGCGAGGAAAATTACGAAGTAATTTGACGAAGCAATCTCAGGAATTTCGTACTGTGTCATGAGATTGCCGCACTCCCTACGGTCGTTCGCAATGACGCTATATAAAAATAACTTAAAATAAATGAACAAAAATATTTTTATTACATTATTAATATCATCGTTATTACTGCTTTCCGGTTGTACCGGCGATACTTGTATTGACCCTGATGATTTCGGTTTTATCAAATTCAATGTCTCTTCTAGATATAATCCGGAAGAAATTACTTCAAGACAGGAAGGTGATCAGGTAGCACCATGGCGTGATAGTGCTTATAAAGTAAATGGTTATCCTTTAACCGTTATGGTAAGACCGTGGAGTTATATACTTGGTGATAAAAATACTTCAGGTCAGTTATCTGCATGGTGTCCGTGGTACGGTCAGAAAAATAACACAACTACTTTGGCTGCTTTTTGCGTTAAGCTACAACCGTGTACTTTTTGGGATAATGCTAGACTTGATATGTGTACTCCTAATCCCGCAAATCAAAATGACGCAATGATTAGTAATCCTCCATGTATAATGACAGACGGGGTCGGGCTTTATTTTCTTATTGCCGCTAAAAATACCGATCCCAATATTTCACCGGACTCACAGCGTAAACCGCAAGGTATAACTCAGCATTTAGGAGAACTTACTTCGAGTGTAGGCTATGAATTTTATAGTATTAGTAGTACAGGACAATTCTTGCCAGCAGGGGGAATAAATTATCAATATAAAGGTGAGGATAAGTCAAAATATGCTCAATCTCCTCTTTATTTTAAGATTATAGATAAATTTTATGATGATAATAGCGGGCAATATAGATTAGTAATCAAGTCCGGAGTTACTGATACTAGACCCGATCCGTTACAATTTTTAACGGATTTAATAAAAGGAGTATTATTTGGTAAGGATGGGATTATAAAGAAAACTTATCAACAAATAATTGATACTCCGGGTTATAGGATGAGTGTCTCGGCTATTTTAACTCTATATATAATGTTTACGGGCTTTTCCTTTTTAATAGGTAATATAAACCTTACTCATGTCGAACTTATAGTTAGAATATTAAAAGTTAGTATAGTCTCAATATTATTAAGTACGGATAAAGCTTGGACATTTTTTCATGATTATTTATTCGTATTTTTTATTGACGGGGTTCAGCAAATACTGCAAATAATTAATGAAGCTGCGGCTACCGGTCCTGGTTCTCAAAGTTTGCTAGGGTTACTTATTTCTCCTCAAACTTTATCTAAATTATTTTCTTTACTATTTGTTGATTGGCTTGGTTTTATATATATCATTCTATATTTAATAGCCCTATATTTTATTTTCTTTCTTATATTTAAAGCTACTATTATATATCTAACCGCTCTTATAACTATCGGTATGATTATAATTATGGGACCGATATTTATTTGTTTCATGTTATTTAATATAACTCGTTCGTTATTTGAGAATTGGTTAAGACAATTAATATCATATGCATTACAGCCTATAATTTTATTTGCCGGTATCGCTTTTATTTCAATGATCATCAGAACCGAAATATATTCAACTCTTGGTTTTGGGGTATGTAAACATGATTTTCCTAATTTAGGTCCGATAAATGAAATATTCGGTAGTTTTCTTGAGGATATAGATCCAAGCCTTGGTAATTCAATATTTTATTGGTGGTTCCCTGTACCAATGAAAGGAGGTATAAATAATTTCCACAAAGCAAAGATATTAGTCCCTGAAGATCATATAATAGTAGATGATTCTTGTAAGAATGACCCTGATAAATGTAAGCATTGTGCTGCGTATGAGTGTATAGATGAACGCTATATTGAATTACCGTTTTTAGATTTAGTTAAAGATGCAAAAAGGATTAGTAATTTTATAAACGGGAAATTTGTCCAACTTGATGGGATATTACTAATTTTCGTGTCTATTTATTTGCTAAGTAAATTTAATGATACTGCTATATCGACGGCACAATTTATTGCCGGTACTTCAGGTAATTTAACAGACATACAAAAAGTTAATCAGCAATCTTATGAATCTGCAGCGAAGCAAATGAATAGACCATTAAGTTATGTAGCTAAGACGGTAAGTGTACCTGTAACTACCCGTGTAAGTGCAAAGTTAGAAGAAACTAGTA
Protein-coding sequences here:
- the virB6_5 gene encoding TrbL/VirB6 plasmid Conjugative transfer protein encodes the protein MNKNIFITLLISSLLLLSGCTGDTCIDPDDFGFIKFNVSSRYNPEEITSRQEGDQVAPWRDSAYKVNGYPLTVMVRPWSYILGDKNTSGQLSAWCPWYGQKNNTTTLAAFCVKLQPCTFWDNARLDMCTPNPANQNDAMISNPPCIMTDGVGLYFLIAAKNTDPNISPDSQRKPQGITQHLGELTSSVGYEFYSISSTGQFLPAGGINYQYKGEDKSKYAQSPLYFKIIDKFYDDNSGQYRLVIKSGVTDTRPDPLQFLTDLIKGVLFGKDGIIKKTYQQIIDTPGYRMSVSAILTLYIMFTGFSFLIGNINLTHVELIVRILKVSIVSILLSTDKAWTFFHDYLFVFFIDGVQQILQIINEAAATGPGSQSLLGLLISPQTLSKLFSLLFVDWLGFIYIILYLIALYFIFFLIFKATIIYLTALITIGMIIIMGPIFICFMLFNITRSLFENWLRQLISYALQPIILFAGIAFISMIIRTEIYSTLGFGVCKHDFPNLGPINEIFGSFLEDIDPSLGNSIFYWWFPVPMKGGINNFHKAKILVPEDHIIVDDSCKNDPDKCKHCAAYECIDERYIELPFLDLVKDAKRISNFINGKFVQLDGILLIFVSIYLLSKFNDTAISTAQFIAGTSGNLTDIQKVNQQSYESAAKQMNRPLSYVAKTVSVPVTTRVSAKLEETSMFFAKGFEDIMMGRLEKQALGSSANKAVQNEVKRKYGIDSKDVKMNAITDYENGISGLLKNLPKGNELKAKELSQMKFTQLRDKIAANKYGVKDYAALSEEQKRELDKSLKDANLRELASDANFTKDYQDAYKYAHQEMSGRGVGLFGKNIKPLRSWQEMEHRVDTKRKLKEERRVGIGEKLYAGYTGIKRGALTAIVGKDLRDAYEGNLTSAEWHDFEYNDPRLRTYSEKLKDDEKAREREELQMHINKETLAAQADILSPEYLARLEKAGRQSDVEYYQELAQRKLIHEVRGRLFEEGEPVMMGDRFMREKATDSQMRDMIDNAHRKHAEFIEGDRYTRRQEHYDIMHEKAEGNLEQTYKELKDHFKRDDINIEEMPALIAQKIKDTEQGPEVDAKITEELNNFNADVKNYEYSTEVLNKIEDRKQAITDEVNAQIDQINKYRENAKMEKYVRPIVNEGRKLRKLEDHLRGMK